In a genomic window of Glycine max cultivar Williams 82 chromosome 13, Glycine_max_v4.0, whole genome shotgun sequence:
- the LOC100803132 gene encoding uncharacterized protein: MDDEAIANGNGAPSPPCVVSVSALSGSRRRLSTSFVERSRLHFSSSEKLKPMAWVSLQGRLLNADEASSARTIGGGVFSAEQAIAWNLFPPIHRFLLVAVIGAAVARSRKDFQICQLKNSVQLRDQVLLNMQQKLDSLCELVVNNSKEHSTNKSCDKDGELQLNETLGAGKINFIDCGCWHCEQHSGFFNELMEGASIARSSGANEVLQYKMPFSNEDQEERRMSDMSDWASSVTSSADIQLNNLAVEQDMYNLRRDSEEKDTTIKELTSLLNSNEVANCKRIAELEDFIRRKNATISKLKKDMLVLEQKVVQLTRLRRPSFSASGTNDGQPPHIMIDNLLYDMESTTSPSSSSDSDSSSVVKAPKLPTDVVLKQDFAPKLDQNPTPAKVSSSSGRVFERHSKSRSVSPRKEVSSSQKSNAASASAQKLLSARGDLKKNRRRSLNGDKSATAPKGWV, from the exons ATGGACGACGAAGCTATTGCTAACGGTAACGGAGCTCCGTCGCCTCCATGTGTCGTTTCGGTGTCTGCATTATCCGGCTCCCGGCGCCGCCTATCGACGAGCTTCGTGGAGCGGAGCCGCCTCCATTTCTCGTCGTCGGAGAAGCTCAAGCCAATGGCGTGGGTATCGCTCCAGGGAAGGCTCCTCAACGCCGACGAAGCCAGCTCGGCTCGAACCATCGGCGGCGGCGTCTTCAGCGCCGAACAAGCCATTGCTTGGAACCTCTTCCCTCCCATCCACAGGTTTCTCTTAGTCGCGGTCATCGGCGCTGCCGTTGCGCGCTCCCGAAAAGACTTTCAAATATGCCAACTCAAAAACTCCGTTCAACTCAGG GACCAGGTGCTGTTAAACATGCAGCAAAAGCTTGATAGTCTTTGCGAGTTAGTAGTTAACAATTCTAAAGAACACTCGACTAATAAGTCTTGTGACAAGGATGGGGAATTGCAATTGAATGAGACTTTAGGCGCTGGGAAAATTAACTTTATTGATTGTGGTTGTTGGCATTGTGAGCAACACTCTGGTTTCTTTAATGAATTAATG GAGGGTGCCTCTATTGCAAGAAGCTCTGGTGCAAATGAGGTACTTCAATATAAGATGCCCTTCTCTAATGAAGATCAGGAGGAGCGAAGAATGTCTGACATGTCAGATTGGGCTTCAAGTGTCACATCTTCTGCTGATATCCAG TTAAACAACTTGGCTGTAGAACAAGATATGTATAATCTTAGGAGGGACTCTGAAGAGAAGGATACCACAATAAAGGAGTTAACCAGCCTGTTGAACTCTAATGAGGTTGCTAATTGCAAG AGAATTGCTGAATTAGAAGACTTTATACGGAGGAAAAATGcaacaatttcaaaattaaagaagGACATGTTGGTTTTAGAACAAAAG GTTGTCCAACTTACAAGACTTCGTCGACCTTCTTTCTCTGCCAGTGGCACAAATGACGGTCAGCCGCCACATATTATGATAGATAACCTTCTTTATGATATGGAGAGCACCACTAGCCCCTCCTCATCTTCTGATTCAGATAGTTCTTCTGTCGTCAAAGCACCAAAACTTCCTACTGATGTTGTCCTGAAACAAGATTTTGCTCCCAAACTTGATCAGAATCCTACACCAGCAAAAGTATCCAGTTCATCAGGAAGAGTTTTTGAACGCCACTCAAAGTCTCGATCCGTTAGTCCTCGTAAAGAAGTTTCAAGTAGCCAAAAATCTAATGCAGCTTCCGCTTCAGCCCAAAAGCTATTGTCAGCTCGTGGggacttgaaaaaaaatagaagacgaTCTCTTAATGGAGATAAGAGTGCAACTGCACCTAAGGGATGGGTATAG
- the LOC100805812 gene encoding transcription factor bHLH122, with the protein MESDLEQQPQVNSSGLTRYRSAPSSYFSNIIDREFYEHVFNRPSSPETERVFSRFMNSLNSEEEDSLHHHKLSTDSSSSSAAVKEEVVNQHNQSVNEEHVVVAALQQSNNNMNSYNNSASRNFYQSSSSKPPLPNPNPNLSSGMEQGSFSMGLRHSGNNSNLIRHSSSPAGLFSQINIENVYAGVRGMGTLGAVNNSIEDAKFSSSRRLKNQPNYSSSGRMSSIAEIGDKGNRESSPDNEAFADGNDFITGFQVGHWDDAAIMSDNVGGLKRFRENDSKPFSGLNAAETQNETGQTHAPLAHQLSLPNTSAEIAAIEKFLQFSDSVPCKIRAKRGCATHPRSIAERVRRTKISERMRKLQDLVPNMDKQTNTADMLDLAVDYIKDLQKQVQTLSDCHAKCTCSHEKQQ; encoded by the exons ATGGAGTCAGATCTCGAGCAACAGCCGCAGGTGAATTCCTCGGGTTTAACTCGGTACCGATCGGCGCCGAGTTCTTATTTCTCGAACATCATTGACCGCGAGTTCTACGAGCACGTCTTCAACCGTCCCTCGAGTCCCGAAACGGAGCGAGTGTTCTCACGCTTCATGAACAGCTTAAAcagtgaagaagaagattcGCTCCATCATCACAAGCTCTCAactgattcttcttcttcttctgcggCGGTTAAGGAAGAGGTTGTTAACCAACATAACCAGAGCGTCAACGAGGAACACGTGGTGGTGGCGGCGCTACAGCAGAGTAATAATAACATGAATAGTTATAACAACTCTGCTTCTCGTAATTTCTACCAAAGCTCCTCCTCCAAACCTCCCTTGCCGAACCCGAACCCGAACCTGTCCTCAGGTATGGAACAAGGATCGTTTTCAATGGGACTCAGGCATAGTGGAAATAACTCTAACCTTATCAGGCATAGCAGCTCACCCGCAGGACTATTTTCCCAAATTAACATTGAAAATG TGTATGCTGGTGTGAGAGGCATGGGGACTTTGGGGGCTGTTAATAACAGTATCGaagatgcaaaattttctaGTTCGAGAAGGTTGAAGAATCAACCGAACTATTCTTCGTCGGGGAGAATGTCGTCCATTGCTGAAATTGGGGACAAAGGGAATCGAGAAAGTAGTCCAGACAATGAAGCTTTTGCTGATGGTAACGATTTTATCACCGGTTTCCAAGTTGGTCATTGGGATGATGCTGCAATCATGTCTGACAACGTTGGTGGTCTCAAAAGATTTAGAGAAAACGATTCAAAACCATTTTCTGGCTTAAATGCGGCTGAGACTCAG AATGAAACAGGACAGACTCATGCTCCTTTGGCCCATCAGTTGAGTTTGCCAAATACTTCAGCTGAAATAGCTGCCATTGAGAAGTTTCTGCAGTTTTCAGATTCTGTTCCGTGCAAAATCCGTGCCAAACGGGGCTGTGCCACTCACCCAAGAAGCATTGCAGAGAGG GTTAGAAGAACTAAAATTAGTGAGCGTATGAGGAAACTTCAAGATCTTGTCCCAAACATGGACAAG CAAACTAACACAGCTGATATGTTGGACTTGGCTGTGGATTACATCAAAGACCTTCAAAAGCAAGTTCAG ACGCTTTCAGATTGTCATGCAAAGTGTACGTGTTCACACGAGAAGCAACAATAA